ACTGAAGAAGAGGCGCTGCACACAGCCCAGAATCATCCCAACCCGATAGCGGGTGTCGCCCTGGGCGGGAATCACCTCGGGAATCGTATCTTGAAACGATTGGGCGGTCACGGTTGGCAAGAGAGATTCCATGGCAGCCAAGCGCGGCGAGATCCGCTTCAGCAATCCCGTTGCTTTCACCAGCTTGCCCAATCCCAAGGCTTGGTACAGGTACAGCGGCGGCAGCAGCATCCGCAGGCGATCGGGGTGGGGGAAGAGCGTGAAAATTAACTGTCGGAAGAGGCGATCGCTGAGGGTGCGGGGCACATTGCGCTCCACTTGGGGCCGGGTGGCAGCAATCAGCTTATCGTATTGCACACCGGAGGGGCAGGCGGTGGTGCAGGCCAGGCAGCCCAGACAGGTATCAAAATGTTGGGAGGTGGCTGTGGCCAGGGGAGCATCCTGCTTATTAATCGCATCCATTAAATAGATGCGGCCGCGGGGCGAGTCGGTCTCTTTGCCAATCACCCGATAGCTGGGGCAGGTGGTCAGGCAAAAACCGCAATGCACACAGGCATCAATCAGGGATTGCTCGGGCGGATCCTGGGCATCGAAACCGGGGAAGCTGGTATCGAGCTTCAGGGCAGGGCGATCGGTGGAGGAGGGGGTGGCGGTCATGGCGAACACTCACGAGTTGGGCAGGGCGGCAGCTACAGGCCACCCACAAAGCGACCGGGGTTGAGTAAATGATGGGGGTCAAACTGAGCTTTGATGGCTTGCATCTGGGGTAGGGCATTACCGGCATAGCCCCAGCGATCGAGGACTGTCCAGCTTGGCGGTGCCGACAGCAGGGAGAGGAAGCCACCGTGGGCGGCGCAGTGCGATCGCACCTGGGTCATCTCCGTGGCGGTGATGCTATCTACCTCACCGCTCAACCAACCCAGACCACTACCGGCATGGATGAGACCTAGACTGGCTGGCCATAGCTGAGCGATCGCATCCAAGCTAGCCACCGCCTGAGCCGGTAATACTCCTATTTTGCAGGCGATCGCCGATGCAGCGGCGGCGGCGTCCCATTTTTCTTGTAATCGTTGCCATAGACTGGCATCATCCTGCCCCTGAAGGCGATCGCTGTTTAAACCCGCCGCTTGGGCTAAGGCCGTCACCTGGGCCATCTGTTGGGCAACACTCACAGGAATACTCTGGAAGCGGGCCACTAATCCCGTCCCCTGGCCCAAGCCTAGGGCACTGACGTAGGAACGAGATAGGACATCCAAAGCTACGGGGCTCAGAGAGGTTTGACGGATCTGATGCAACACCGTGGCGATCGCCGCCGATTTCCCTAGCAGCACCACCGTTTCTGAGGTCTCTGGCAAGGGATAGAGACGAAAGGTCATCTGGGTGAGGATGCCTAGGGTACCGTAGGCACCGGTCATCAGTTTCATCAGGTCGTAGCCAGCTACGTTTTTCACCACCCGTCCCCCGGCCTTGGCTACCTGACCATCCGCCCGCACGAAGGATAGACCGATGAGCATATCCCGTAAGGCGCCGTAGCGCTGGCGCAGAGATCCGGTATCCGCTGTGGCCACAATGCCGCCGAGGGTCGCCGATGCGCTGTAGTGGGGATCGATCGCTAAAAACTGCCGCGATTGAGCCAACTGCTGCTGTAAATCGCCAAGCTTGACGCCGGACTGGGCCGTCACGGTTAAATCTCCCGCCGCATGGTCAATCACTTGGTCAAGCTGAGCCGTACTGATGGCGATCGCCTCCTTGGGCAGCGGCGGCCCCCAGTGGAGCTTCGTACCCTGCCCCATGGGCAGCATCGCCCAGCGGTGGTGATGGGCATAGGCCACGAGATCACACAGGGACTCAAGGGTAGGCGGGTAGGCGATCGCCACTAGATTAGGAGCAGCGATCTGAAGTTGAGCCTGCAGAGCCGGGTCGAGGGACTCCCTCGCCACCACATGGTCTGCTCCAATCTGCTGCGCTACTTGAAGGGCGATCGCACTCATGATCCAGCTATCCAAAGGGTTTCTTTGATCCTACGACGATAGGGCACTACGACAAACGCAGAACCCCAAAGGATTCTGCGCTGTGATTGCCCCTTCAGTTATCTACCGAGGAAGCAGCGATCGCTAGTTGAGGACTTCTGCGCCCGCCACCACTTCCAGAATTTCCTGGGTAATAGCCGCCTGACGAGCCTTGTTGTAGGACAAGGACAAGGAGGTAATCAACTGCTTAGCGTTGTCGCTGGCGTTGTTCATCGCCGTCATCCGGGCAGCTAGCTCACTGGCCGCCGACTCTTGCAGAGCACGCAGGAGCTGGTTGTTCAGATAGAGGGGCAGGAGTGCATCCAGAATTTGCACCGGATCCTGCTCAAAAATCATATCTTGGGGCAGGGGTGTCTGGGGAGCTGCCTCCACTTTTTCCCGCTCGACTTGGAACACACCACCACGAGTCGTCAACCGGAAGATCTCATCATCTGCTGCTTCCAAGCCCTGAGGATCGAGGGGCAGCAGGGTTTGAGTCACCGGACGAGAGCTAATCAACGACACAAATTTGGTGTAGATCAACTCCACTCGATCCACTGAATCGGAGAGGAATAGAGAGAGTAGTTCATCCGCGATCGCCGAAGCTTCCGATGCCGTGGGCACCTGCTCTAGATTGGTGAACGACTTGCTAATCGGCTGTTCCCGGCGGGTAAAATACTGATTTGCTTTGCGCCCAACGATTACCAGCTTATAGTCCAGCCCTTCAGCCTTGAGTTCCTTGATGCGCAGCTCAGCCCGCTTAATCACATTGGCATTGTAGCCACCGCACAGACCGCGATCGCCCGACACCACCAACAGACCCACGGTTTTCACATCCCGCTTTTTCAGGAGCGGCAAATCCGCTTCCTCAAACTGCAGGCGAGACTGTAGACCGTACAGCACCTGCGCCAAGCGATCGGCAAAAGGACGGGTTGCCGTCACCTGCTCTTGGGCACGCCGCACCTTGGCTGCTGCGACGAGCCGCATCGCTTCCGTAATTTTCTTGGTATTTTTGACCGACTTAATTCGATCCCGAATCGCTTTGAGATTTGGCATAGCTAAAACCCGAAGATTGGAGGAGACAAAACCATATCAACAAGGAGGGGCAGATCAGTGTGATCCTCAGCCCCTCCCGTTCGACTCTGTTACGCCATCGCCATGAAGGTTTGCTTGTATTCAGCGATCGCCTCTTTCAGGATGGTTTCTGCCTCGTCGGTCAGCTTTTTCTCAGCCCGAACAATCTCACTAAACTTAGGCTTGCTGTTGGACAAATAGTCCCGGAAACCCTTCACAAAGCTGGTTACCTTATCCAGATCTAGGTCATCCATGTAGCCGTTAATGCCAGCATAGATCACAGCCACTTGGTCAGCCACCGGTAGGGGCGAGTATTGAGGCTGCTTCAGCAGTTCGCGCAAACGCTGTCCCCGAGCCAACTGCTGTTGGGTGGCTTTATCCAAGTCTGATGCAAACTGGGAGAAAGCTTCTAGTTCAGCAAACTGAGCTAGCTCTAGCTTCACCTTACCAGCCACCTGCTTCATCGCTTTGATCTGAGCCGCCGAACCTACCCGAGATACGGAGATACCCGCGTTGATCGCAGGGCGTAGACCAGAGTTGAACAGGTCAGAGGAGAGAAAGATCTGACCATCGGTGATGGAAATCACGTTGGTCGGAATGTAGGCGGAGACGTCACCCGCTTGGGTTTCGATGATCGGCAAAGCGGTCATGCTGCCTTCACCTAGCTCAGGGCTCAACTTCGCAGCCCGCTCTAGCAAGCGAGAGTGGAGGTAAAACACATCGCCAGGGTAGGCTTCCCGCCCGGGTGGACGGCGCAGCAGCAAGGACATCTGGCGGTAGGCTTGGGCTTGTTTGGATAAGTCATCGTAGACCACCAAGGTCGCCTTGCCTTTATACATGAAGTATTCCGCCAAGGTCGCACCGGTGTAGGGTGCTAGGTATTGCAAGGTTGCCGGAGCGTTGGCGTTAGCAGCTACCACAATGGTGTAGTCCAAAGCACCGCGCTGGCGCAGCACTTCTACCACCTGCGCCACGGTAGATGCCTTTTGACCAATGGCAACATACACACAGATCACATCTTCACCCTTTTGGTTGAGGATGGTATCTACCGCAACAGAGGTTTTACCGGTTTGGCGATCGCCAATAATCAACTCCCGCTGGCCTCGGCCGATGGGCACCATGGAGTCAATCGCCGTAATTCCGGTTTGCATCGGCTCATACACCGACTTCCGATCAATAATCCCAGGAGCCATGGATTCGATTAGGCGAGTTTCAGTAGTGCTGATGTCGCCTTTGCCGTCAATAGGGCGCGCTAGGGCATCTACCACGCGACCAACCATGGCCTCACCCACCGGCACTTCCGCAATCCGACCAGTGGAGGTCACGGTGCTGCCCTCTTGGATGGAACGACCATTGCCCATCAACACAGCACCGACGTTGTCTTCTTCTAGGTTCAGCGCGATACCCACCGTGCCATCTTCAAACTCTAGAAGTTCACCAGCCATGGTTCCTTCCAAACCATAGATGCGGGCAATGCCATCACCCACCTGAAGAACGGTACCAACGTTAGAGACCTTAACGTCTTGGTCGTATTGCTCAATCTGCTGACGAATAATGTTGCTAATTTCGTCGGGTCTGATACTTACCATAGGGATTTTCTCTCAACGAACGGTGTCTAATTGGGTTTAGTACTGACAAAATCACTCACCCGCAGCCAGATGAATGCATCGAGGGCTAGCTGATGACGCTGAGTTTAAGGCCGATGCGTCGCAACTGTCCGCTAAGGCTCGCATCAATTACTTGAGAGCCAACTCGGATGACAACGCCACCGATCAAGTCTGGATTCTGCGATAGTTCAAGCTCAACCTGCTGCGCACCCGTGAGGCTTAAAACCTGCGCACGAACAGCATCCTGTTGAGACTCTGACAGCGGTACAGCCGAAGTAACCTCTGCAAGGACTGTCTTTTTCAACTCTCGAACTAGGGATTGATATTTTCTGCAAATCCCTTCAATGAACGAGATGCGGCGGCGATCCACCAGCAACAGCAAGAAGTTCATCATGTAGGGATGGACTTGATCGGTCAGAGCCTGACGGAGAACTGCCTTTTTTTGATCGATGCCAATAATGGGGCTCGACAAAAATTGCGCTAGGTCAGGAGACTCTTTCAAGACCTCCAATAACCCTGCAGCATCGCCACTTAACTGATCAACTAAGTCATTACCTTGAGCCAATGACATTAAGGCCTGAGCATAGGGCTCCAGAATCTCAGCTGTGACTAAACTATCGTTCATGACTTGCCTCCCAACATAGCGATGCTACGGTCTACAAGCTGTTGCTGCTTGGCATCATCCATCTGATTGCGCAGTTGAGATTCCGCTTGCTGCATCGCCATCGCTACGACTTGATTACGAACCTCTCGCATGATGCGTTCTTGCTGAGAGGTTAAGTCTTGAGCTGCAGCTTCTCGCAGACGAGCAACATCCCGCTCTGCCTCCGCCAAAATCGACTCACGAGCAGCCTGAGCAGAGGTCTCCGCAGCACTAAGAATCTTGGCTGCTTCAGCTTTCGCTTGAGCCAGCTTTTGTTGCTGTTCCGCTAAAGCCGACGCGGCTGATTTCTTACGTTCCTCAGCCTCACGAATCTCAGATTCAATGCGCGATCGCCGCTCTGACAGGGTCTTACCCAAGAAGCCCCGCCCAAAATAGATCAAAACCCCAATGATAATGATCAGATTAATTAGATTTGTGTCTAAAAGATCAAGATTGATGCCAAACCCGGCTTCTTCAATCTCTGGCGCTTTCAGAACCACTATTCCAGTTCGCTCAGCTAGCCAATACAAAGTTCCCATGATCCCTAAATCGTCGTTGATCTACTCAACCCAGCCTTAACCCTGCACACTCCTGGCAACCTAGGACTCGATAGACTGCCTCAGCCATGATCTACCAGTGCGGCTCCCCTCAAATATGCACGGCCTATCGAATTGCCGTTAAGCCTTTGCTCCTAGGAGCTTATCCAAAATTTGTTGACTCAATGCACCCACTTGAGACTCCAGCGACGCTAACGCCTCTGTCTTTTGCTGATCCAGCTCACGCTGAACCTGTTCACGCTGAGCCTGAGCTTCTTGCTGAGCCTGGGCAACCCGTTCTGCAGCAATTTTTTGAGCAGCAGTTTGAGCCTCAGCAATCACGGTTTGAGACTGACGACGAGTAGACGCCAAGTCGCTCTCGTATTGCTGGGTTAAGCGCTTGGTTTGCTCCAACCGCTCCTTCGCTTCGGCTTGAGTGGTGCGAATATAGTTATCTCGATCGTCGATGCTCTTGCCCAGGGGTTTGTAAAACACCGCGTTCAAGATCACCATCAGCAGTAAAAACTGAATGGCCATCAAGGGCAGTGTGGCATCTAAGTCAAAAAGTCCACCCCCTCCCTCTGAAGCAGCGGCTTCAGCGGCAAGTAGAACTGTCCAGTGAATCATAATCCTCTCACCCCATCATACATTGGGGAAAACGACAGCACACAGTCAACCTGTGCAATCTAACAACACAAGCTTGAGCCGGAGTTGCCATCGGGTAGGACTTAACCAACGACCTACCCAATGACCATTAGATGACTTAGGCGAAAGGATTGGCGAATAAAAGAACGAGGGCAACCACCAAGCCGTAGATGGTCAGTGCTTCCATAAATGCCAAGCTGAGCAGAAGAGTACCACGAATCTTACCTTCTGCTTCTGGCTGACGAGCAATACCTTCTACAGCCTGACCAGCTGCGTTACCTTGACCAATACCAGGGCCGATCGCGGCTAGACCCACAGCAAGGGCAGCAGCAATAACAGAAGCGGCGGCAACAATTGGATTCATGATTATGTTTCCCTAACTTAAGAGTACAAACAAACAACGATCAAACAGTACATCAGCGATGAAGCGGCACAGCAGAGCTGCACTCAACTCACATCGAAACCTGCTGCTGAGGTCAGGCCCCAGACAACCAGCCTACGTAACCAACTGAGCGGGCAAGGGGCCCTTACTCATGCTCTTCCCCGTGTTCCTCCATGGCTTCCCCGATGTAGGCGGCGGCCAACGTAGCGAAGATCAACGCCTGAATTGCACTGGTGAACAACCCAAGCGCCATCACTGGCAGCGGCACAAACAACGGCACCAGAAGAACTAGCACCCCAACCACGAGCTCATCCGCCAAGATGTTGCCAAATAGACGGAAGCTCAGGGAAAGGGGCTTGGTGAAATCTTCAATAATTTTGAACGGCAACATAAATGCTACCGGCTGCACATAGTTACCAAAGTAGCCCAGTCCTTTCTTGCTAAAGCCTGCATAGAAATAGGCTAAAGAGGTGAGGAGCGCTAGGGCAACGGTGGTATTAATGTCACTGGTGGGGGCGGCCAACTCTCCTTCAGGCAGAGCAACTAGCTTCCAAGGAATCAGGGCTCCTCCCCAGTTGGAGACAAAGATGAACAAAAACAAGGTGCCAATGAACGGTACCCATGGGCGATAGTCTTTTTCGCCGATTTGCCCCTTTGCCAAGTCTCGAATGAATTCGAGGGCGTATTCCATCAAGTTTTGGACACCCGACGGCACCATCTGAACGTTACGAGTGGCTAAGACTGAAATGGTAACGAGGGCTGCAATCACAAACCAAGAGGTGAGGAATACTTGCCCATGAAGCTTGAGGCTGCCAATTTGCCAGTACAAATGATGGCCGACTTCCAGTTCTGCCAGGGGGAAGTGTTGAATTGTAATCAAATCATTCAGCATGTCCATTCGTTGAAGTTCCCCAAAGAGTCTGTCAGACACGACGTGTCGAGGTTAATCGAGGCTAGGTGCGAAGCTAGTCCAGAGGACGTAGGTAATCAATGCCACTTTATAGGTTAGGAATCCTAAAAAAATAGGCATGATTTGCAGTTGGTTCCACTGAGACGCCACTAGGATGAGGGCTATGAGCAGGGCTAACCGAGCACTACCTAGCTTTTGCCGTTGCCGACCGAGTTGCTCGACGTTTTTGGCCAACATCCTCAAATAAACTACACCCACGCAGGCACCCAGTAAATAGTTCAGTGCGATCGCCACGGTGTAGAACACCCAAACACTCACAAAAATTACGCCTGCCATCACAAGGGTGGTAATGAGCAAATTTTGTTGAAGTTGGTAAAACTCCGCCATGGAGGAGTTTGGCTCAGGTGTCAGTTGCGCGGGGGCGGCCACTGCCTGCGAAGCATTTTGTTCTGGTAATCCGTCTGGCGAGTTCACAGAGCTTAGCCACTAGAAAACTGAGCGGTTCGCAGTCTTGCAAACCACAGGTGATCATATCACGCAGAGGTAACACACCCGACGATTTTTTGTGGGTTATGCCCCAAAAAAATTGACTGAAGATTTCTAACAAAATGCCTCAGAAACAGATGAAGAGACTGGCTGGAAAGCACCGCAGCAGGGAGGCGATCGCCCTCTTCAGCCCCAGAAGTCATGGGTGCATTCCACTTTTGTCGCCCTCACCCTAAATCTCTCTCCCAGAGCGGGAGAGAGACTTTGAATCCTGCTCCCCTACTCCTTTTTTGGGGGGCAGGGGTTGGAGGACGTAGAGCTTGCGCTTTCCGAAGGGGGGCTAGCTTGCACAACTGGGATGCACCCGAGTCATCCCCTTAGCCCATGGATGCCTGAGCTGTCTGACAGGTCGTACAGAGCCCGAAAAATTCTAGGGTATGGTAGTAGATTTTGAACTGATAGGCATCGTGCAGGCGTTCCTGAAGCTCATGCACAGGACATTCATCAATGGCAATCGACAAGCCGCACTGCAAACAGGTCAAGTGGTGGCGATCTTCTTGAATCAGGCTGTACAAAGCTTCCCCACTAGACACCGTCCGCATTTGCACCACACCCTCTAGCTTAAGAGCATCTAGGGCTCGGTACACCGTTGCTAGTCCCATCCCCTGGCTGCGATCGCGGAGTTCGACAAATAAATCCTGTGCCGAGGTACCCCGCCCCAAGGCTCGCAGCACAGACAATACTTTCTCTTGGTTGCGGGTACGTTTTGGCGACATGACAGATCAGGCTTGGATAAGCGGAATGATGTTCTTCTAGCCTAGATCAAACTGAGACGGTTGTCGGATTTTTGAGTATGGCCGTAGCCGTCGTTGCAGGATGGGCAGTGCCAGCTATGGAGGGAATCTGAGGGAGCGATCGCCCCTTGAACTGTCCATGAAACACCCCATGAAAAATCCGCCGCATCCCGAAAGGACAACGGCGGATTGCAGAGCACTAGTATCCTACAAATACAGGCAGGCTAGCTTGCGGTGAGCGAACTCAATGCTGAACACCAAGCAGCCAATATGCTCCTCTCAAGCAGTTCTTAGAGCTGGGGAACGTACTGCTCTTTCTCGGGAACTTCGGCATATTCCGAGACAATTTGCCGGAACTCGTCGCCATCGATGGTTTCTTTCTCGATCAGCAAATCTACCAAGCGATCGATCACCAAGCGATTTTCGCGGATGATCCGACAGGCTTCTTCATAGCAATGCTCTACGATCGCCCGTACTTGAGCATCAATGCGCGAGGCAATTTCTTCCGAATATTCCGATCGCGTCATCAGATCTCGACCTAGAAAGACCTCTCCCTGCTGAGTTTCCAAGGACATCGGTCCCAAGTCAGACATACCGAAGCGGGTCACCATTTGTCGAGCCATACCGGTGACCTGCTGCAGATCATTTCCGGCACCAGTGGTCACTTCTGCATCCCCAAAGATCACTTGTTCGGCCGCGCGTCCACCCAAAGCACCGGTGATCCGAGCCCGTAGCTGGGCACGGGAAATCAACCCCTGCTCTTCATTGGGCGTGAACCAGGTTAAACCCTGGGCTTGTCCACGAGGAATCAAGGTCACCTTTTGCACAGGATCGTGGGCTTTGATCAGGGTACCGACGATGGCATGACCGAGCTCGTGGTAAGCAATCAAGCGCTTGCTCTTGCTATCCACCAATGGCGTGCCTTCCATACCGGCCACCACCCGATCCACCGCATCGTCAATTTCTCGCATGGTGATCGCATCTTTGCGACGACGGGCGGTCAAAATCGCCGCTTCATTCAGCAGGTTGGCCAAATCAGCGCCGGTAAACCCAGGCGTCCGACGGGCGATCGCTTCCAACGACACTTCCTGAGCCAGCTTCTTGTTGCGGGCATGAACTTCCAGCACTTCCAAGCGACCCTTCACATCGGGGGCATCCACCGTCACCTGACGGTCAAACCGACCGGGGCGCAGCAGAGCCGAATCCAACACATCAGGACGGTTCGTCGCCGCAATGATGATGATGCCGGTGTTGCCTTCAAAACCATCCATCTCGGTAAGCAACTGGTTGAGGGTTTGCTCCCGCTCATCGTTACCGCCGCCAATGCCAGCGCCCCGCTGCCGACCTACAGCGTCAATTTCATCAATAAAGATGATACAAGGCGCATTTTCCTTAGCTTTCTTGAAGAGGTCACGCACCCGAGAGGCACCTACCCCAACAAACATTTCTACAAATTCTGACCCGGAGATGCTGAAGAACGGTACGCCCGCCTCACCAGCGATCGCTTTAGCCAAAAGAGTTTTCCCGGTTCCAGGAGGGCCCACAAGCAGCACACCCTTAGGAATGCGAGCTCCCACAGCGGTAAAACGTTCGGGCTTCTTCAAGAAAGTCACCACTTCCTGCAGTTCTTCCTTGGCTTCTTCAATACCCGCCACGTCATCAAACATGACACCGGTCTTAGCTTCCATCTGGAAACGAGCACGGGACTTACCAAAGTTCATGGCTTGTCCGGGGCCACCGGGGGCATTGCTAGAACGGCGGAACAAAAAGAAGAGTCCACCAATCAAAAGAACAGGAAAGACCAAGTTCCCCAACAGACCCCAGATTGCGCCATCGTTACGAGGCGGATGGGAGTCGAAGTTGACATTTCTGGCGCGCAGTTTAGAGACAATTTCCGGGGTGTTGCCAGGTAGGTCAACCCGAAGCCGCTGCATCCGATTGTCTAACTCAGGATCGGTAGCTTCTACGATCGCCGTCCGTCCACCTTCATACAGATCGACACTGGTAACCCGTCCAGAATCCAAATATTCCAAAAAGCGCCCGTAGGTCATCCGGGTGTTGGCTGCATTCCGTCCCCCCATATCCACCTGCGACGAAAAGGCACCTTGCCAAAAGATGACCCCAATCACCAGGGCAGGTATCGTCCACAGAAGAATAACTCTCCAGGAAAGTTTCATAATCTAAATAGCCTCTAACTTTAATGAGTATGCGTTTTGCAATCAGATTCAATGGGTGATTTTGATCTGTACGTCAACAGTTGCTATAAGGTTGCTTCAACGAATGCCTCTGCATCAACACCACCGGAGACAAAAGCAAGCCGCCCACCGATCGACAACCGCATCCCCACTGGATGAAGCAGGAACAACCGGTTAACCCTTGCGCTTGGGTTGGCTCCATATTTCCCTGCACCTGCATTTAGCCTGGCTGACGAGCGAGGTTTGACAGAACGCTCGGATGGAACGTTCAAACATCACATCATGGGGGTATGGAGTTACCAGCTTAACAAGGTTGATGAGAAGCGGTCTTAACTAAATTTAACGTAATGCGGAGAAGTGGGGCAACTCAAGCTGAGAAGATTTGCCTTGAGCAGCCGACTCTAGTCCTGGAAATTCTAGGCAAGACCTTTACCAAACAAGGGTTTTGGGCAATCTAAACCAGATCTTCTAGCCGATCGCGATCGCTCCCCAAACAGCCTACTTTTTCTCAGAAATCCCAGGAGGTTCGCAGCCTTGACCTTAGCGATCGCCTTAGTGCAGTACAATAGTACCAAAAGACAGGACAAAAAAAGGTGGATTCAGCGATCGCCCTGCCCATGAATGAAATTGTTTCATCATTTCCACCGTTGTATGTATTAATCTGACAGTGTCAGACGTTGACCATTCCGGTGTGGTAACAGTGCCGGTATGGTAGCAAACAAGACTGACGCACCGCCCTCGAACATTCAATGATGTCAGGGGCGATCGCCGACAGCGAGCTCATCGATTTTGTCGGCCTTAGTCCAGGTTTGAGTACATATCTAGTTCTCGCGTATTTGAAGAGGTTGTAGATCTCAATGACTGGCAAACCCTCCACGGTTCCAAGTACGGTACTCAGTGTTGATCTCGGACGGACGTCCACCAAAGCCTGCATCAGCCGCAATGCCGATGATGTCGTCCTCATTCAAGCCAACGTCGCCCATCTCACGGTGGAACAAGTTCGCCGGGGGCAGTTTGAAGGGCAACCCACCGATCCCTTGCTGGATATCTGGCTAGAGTTTCAAGGACGCGGCTATGCCAGCGGTCAACTGGCCGCCGACTTTGGGGCAGACCTTGGTATCGGTCAATCCAAAATTGATGATGCTTTGATCAAGGTGCTGGCCTGCGCTGGATATTTTGGTCTGGAAGGCGAATTGGGCGTGGTGCTGGGCTTACCCTACTATTCCCAAGAACAGTTTGATCGCGAGAAAGAGCACATTCTCAGCCTAGTGCGATCGCCCCATGTGATGGTGTATCGCGGCCAAGAGGTGCGGCTCGACATTACCCATGTGTGGGTGATGCCTGAGGGGTATGGCAGCTTGATCTGGAGCGAAGCCCAAGATAAACGCGCCGCCAGCCCAGACTTTCCCAACCTTTCCGTTGCGGTGGTGGATATTGGCCACCAAACCACCGACTTTCTCATGGTGGATCGCTTCCGGTTTGCCCGAGGCAGTTCGGAAAGTGTGGGCTTTGCCATGAGCCAGTTTTATGACCAAGTCGCTGCCCAAATCCAGGGAGCCGATAGTCAATCCCTATCGCTGATTGAAGCGGTGAACCATCCAGAGGGCGATCGCTTCTATCGTCCCAAAGGGGTCACCAAACCCACCAATCTCGACGACATTTTGCCCAGCCTCAAAAAGAGCTTTGCGCGGGAACTATCTGATCGCTTGGTCACTTGGCTGCCAGAACGGGTGACCGACGTGATTATTAGCGGCGGTGGCGGCGAGTTTTTCTGGAGCGACCTGCGGCCGCTGTTGAAGGACGCCAAACTCAAGGGGCATTTAGCCAAACCCTCCCGCACCGCCAACGCTCTCGGACAATATATCTACGGCGAACTGCAGATCATGGCCCTGTCCAAGCAGTTGGTAACTGGTCGTTCATGACAGCCCCTGACTACCAGGTCACCTTCAAGCGCAGCAAGGCAGATCAAGCCCTGCTGAAGGCGGTTAAGCAAGTCTTAGCCGACGACCCCAATCTGTCCTTTAGTGACCTTTGTAAGCAAGGGCTAGAGCGCTGGTTGGTGGCTAGTGA
The genomic region above belongs to Candidatus Obscuribacterales bacterium and contains:
- a CDS encoding FAD-binding oxidoreductase is translated as MDSWIMSAIALQVAQQIGADHVVARESLDPALQAQLQIAAPNLVAIAYPPTLESLCDLVAYAHHHRWAMLPMGQGTKLHWGPPLPKEAIAISTAQLDQVIDHAAGDLTVTAQSGVKLGDLQQQLAQSRQFLAIDPHYSASATLGGIVATADTGSLRQRYGALRDMLIGLSFVRADGQVAKAGGRVVKNVAGYDLMKLMTGAYGTLGILTQMTFRLYPLPETSETVVLLGKSAAIATVLHQIRQTSLSPVALDVLSRSYVSALGLGQGTGLVARFQSIPVSVAQQMAQVTALAQAAGLNSDRLQGQDDASLWQRLQEKWDAAAAASAIACKIGVLPAQAVASLDAIAQLWPASLGLIHAGSGLGWLSGEVDSITATEMTQVRSHCAAHGGFLSLLSAPPSWTVLDRWGYAGNALPQMQAIKAQFDPHHLLNPGRFVGGL
- a CDS encoding F0F1 ATP synthase subunit gamma, which encodes MPNLKAIRDRIKSVKNTKKITEAMRLVAAAKVRRAQEQVTATRPFADRLAQVLYGLQSRLQFEEADLPLLKKRDVKTVGLLVVSGDRGLCGGYNANVIKRAELRIKELKAEGLDYKLVIVGRKANQYFTRREQPISKSFTNLEQVPTASEASAIADELLSLFLSDSVDRVELIYTKFVSLISSRPVTQTLLPLDPQGLEAADDEIFRLTTRGGVFQVEREKVEAAPQTPLPQDMIFEQDPVQILDALLPLYLNNQLLRALQESAASELAARMTAMNNASDNAKQLITSLSLSYNKARQAAITQEILEVVAGAEVLN
- the atpA gene encoding F0F1 ATP synthase subunit alpha gives rise to the protein MVSIRPDEISNIIRQQIEQYDQDVKVSNVGTVLQVGDGIARIYGLEGTMAGELLEFEDGTVGIALNLEEDNVGAVLMGNGRSIQEGSTVTSTGRIAEVPVGEAMVGRVVDALARPIDGKGDISTTETRLIESMAPGIIDRKSVYEPMQTGITAIDSMVPIGRGQRELIIGDRQTGKTSVAVDTILNQKGEDVICVYVAIGQKASTVAQVVEVLRQRGALDYTIVVAANANAPATLQYLAPYTGATLAEYFMYKGKATLVVYDDLSKQAQAYRQMSLLLRRPPGREAYPGDVFYLHSRLLERAAKLSPELGEGSMTALPIIETQAGDVSAYIPTNVISITDGQIFLSSDLFNSGLRPAINAGISVSRVGSAAQIKAMKQVAGKVKLELAQFAELEAFSQFASDLDKATQQQLARGQRLRELLKQPQYSPLPVADQVAVIYAGINGYMDDLDLDKVTSFVKGFRDYLSNSKPKFSEIVRAEKKLTDEAETILKEAIAEYKQTFMAMA
- the atpH gene encoding ATP synthase F1 subunit delta codes for the protein MNDSLVTAEILEPYAQALMSLAQGNDLVDQLSGDAAGLLEVLKESPDLAQFLSSPIIGIDQKKAVLRQALTDQVHPYMMNFLLLLVDRRRISFIEGICRKYQSLVRELKKTVLAEVTSAVPLSESQQDAVRAQVLSLTGAQQVELELSQNPDLIGGVVIRVGSQVIDASLSGQLRRIGLKLSVIS
- a CDS encoding F0F1 ATP synthase subunit B, producing the protein MVLKAPEIEEAGFGINLDLLDTNLINLIIIIGVLIYFGRGFLGKTLSERRSRIESEIREAEERKKSAASALAEQQQKLAQAKAEAAKILSAAETSAQAARESILAEAERDVARLREAAAQDLTSQQERIMREVRNQVVAMAMQQAESQLRNQMDDAKQQQLVDRSIAMLGGKS
- a CDS encoding F0F1 ATP synthase subunit B'; protein product: MIHWTVLLAAEAAASEGGGGLFDLDATLPLMAIQFLLLMVILNAVFYKPLGKSIDDRDNYIRTTQAEAKERLEQTKRLTQQYESDLASTRRQSQTVIAEAQTAAQKIAAERVAQAQQEAQAQREQVQRELDQQKTEALASLESQVGALSQQILDKLLGAKA
- the atpE gene encoding ATP synthase F0 subunit C, with translation MNPIVAAASVIAAALAVGLAAIGPGIGQGNAAGQAVEGIARQPEAEGKIRGTLLLSLAFMEALTIYGLVVALVLLFANPFA
- the atpB gene encoding F0F1 ATP synthase subunit A: MSDRLFGELQRMDMLNDLITIQHFPLAELEVGHHLYWQIGSLKLHGQVFLTSWFVIAALVTISVLATRNVQMVPSGVQNLMEYALEFIRDLAKGQIGEKDYRPWVPFIGTLFLFIFVSNWGGALIPWKLVALPEGELAAPTSDINTTVALALLTSLAYFYAGFSKKGLGYFGNYVQPVAFMLPFKIIEDFTKPLSLSFRLFGNILADELVVGVLVLLVPLFVPLPVMALGLFTSAIQALIFATLAAAYIGEAMEEHGEEHE
- a CDS encoding Fur family transcriptional regulator, yielding MSPKRTRNQEKVLSVLRALGRGTSAQDLFVELRDRSQGMGLATVYRALDALKLEGVVQMRTVSSGEALYSLIQEDRHHLTCLQCGLSIAIDECPVHELQERLHDAYQFKIYYHTLEFFGLCTTCQTAQASMG